In Providencia rettgeri, the following proteins share a genomic window:
- the nuoI gene encoding NADH-quinone oxidoreductase subunit NuoI: MTLKELLVGFATQVRSIWMVGLHAFDKRETQMYPEEPVYLPPRYRGRIVLTRDPDGEERCVACNLCAVACPVGCISLQKAEHEDGRWYPEFFRVNFSRCIFCGLCEEACPTTAIQLTPDFEMADWRRQDLVYEKNDLLISGPGKYPDYNFYRKSGMAIAGKDKGEADNEAKPINVKDLLP; this comes from the coding sequence ATGACATTAAAAGAGTTATTGGTCGGTTTCGCCACCCAAGTACGTAGTATTTGGATGGTCGGCCTCCATGCGTTCGATAAACGCGAAACGCAAATGTATCCAGAAGAGCCGGTTTATCTGCCACCCCGTTACCGTGGGCGTATCGTGTTAACGCGCGACCCTGACGGTGAAGAGCGTTGTGTTGCGTGTAATTTGTGTGCGGTTGCTTGTCCAGTGGGTTGTATTTCACTGCAAAAAGCCGAGCATGAAGATGGCCGTTGGTACCCTGAATTTTTCCGCGTTAACTTTTCGCGCTGTATTTTCTGTGGTCTGTGTGAAGAGGCTTGCCCAACGACGGCAATCCAATTAACACCTGATTTTGAAATGGCCGATTGGAGACGTCAGGATCTGGTTTACGAGAAAAATGACCTGTTGATTTCAGGTCCGGGTAAATATCCTGATTATAACTTTTACCGTAAATCGGGTATGGCGATTGCAGGTAAAGACAAAGGTGAAGCGGATAACGAAGCGAAACCGATTAACGTCAAAGACCTGTTGCCATAA
- the nuoG gene encoding NADH-quinone oxidoreductase subunit NuoG produces the protein MATIYVDGKEYDVNGSENLLQACLSLGLDIPYFCWHPALGSVGACRQCAVKQYQNADDTRGRLVMSCMTPATEGTYISIDDEEAKQFRESVVEWLMTNHPHDCPVCEEGGNCHLQDMTVMTGHNMRKYRFTKRTHINQDLGPFISHEMNRCIACYRCVRYYKDYADGTDLGVYGAHNYVYFGRTEDGTLESEFSGNLVEVCPTGVFTDKTHSERYNRKWDMQFAPGICQQCSIGCNTSPGERYGEIRRIENRYNGSVNHYFLCDRGRFGYGYVNRKDRPRQAVLNKNGVKNVISAIEAMQSGAQIINQTKKMIGIGSPRASVESNYALRALVGAENFYSGISAGEQSRLALMQNILQNGGIYTPTLREVEGYDAVLVLGEDLTQTGARMALSVRQAVKGKAREMAAAQKVADWQIAAIMNIGQHAKYPLFITNVDDTRLDDVAAFNYRAPVADQARFGFAIANMINGEAPAVNDLPADLKAKVETVAQALAGAKKPLIISGSHSASEAMIQAAANVAFALKAKGANVGLSYLASHANSFGLAMMNAQPLDSALARIEANEADVAVVIENDLYRHSSVDAVNSALAKLSHLIVADHQQTDIMDKATLVLPAASFAEADGTLINQEGRAQRFFQVFDPTYYDKAIVMNESWRWMHSLQTEAQERDADWSQLDHVIADCVAAMPQFSGMVDAAPKASFRIRGQKLAREPHRYSGRTAMLANQSVHEPRQPQDIDSPFAFSMEGNNSPTAPRQQIPFAWAPGWNSPQAWNKFQAEVGGHLLFGDPGIRLFNSTEGKLAYFTEIPAAYQASEAQWVVAPYYHLFGSDEMSQRSEVIQERMPEPYIMLNTQDAASLGLSAGTNAEFSYAGQAFNLTVRLSNHLSTGQIGLPLGMPGIAPSMAGVSVNNLRRGA, from the coding sequence ATGGCTACAATATATGTAGACGGCAAAGAATATGACGTAAACGGGTCTGAAAACCTGTTACAAGCCTGTCTTTCTCTCGGGCTAGATATTCCTTATTTTTGCTGGCATCCGGCGCTGGGAAGCGTTGGCGCTTGCCGCCAGTGTGCGGTTAAGCAGTATCAGAACGCAGATGACACTCGCGGTCGCCTAGTAATGTCTTGTATGACACCCGCAACGGAAGGGACTTACATCTCAATTGATGATGAAGAAGCCAAACAATTCCGTGAAAGTGTCGTGGAATGGCTGATGACCAACCACCCTCATGACTGCCCAGTCTGTGAGGAAGGCGGTAACTGCCATCTACAAGATATGACGGTGATGACCGGTCATAATATGCGTAAATATCGTTTTACGAAACGGACTCACATTAACCAAGATCTCGGTCCATTTATTAGTCATGAAATGAACCGTTGTATCGCGTGTTATCGTTGTGTTCGTTACTACAAAGATTACGCAGATGGCACGGATTTAGGGGTTTATGGCGCACATAATTATGTGTATTTCGGTCGTACTGAAGACGGTACGCTGGAAAGCGAATTCTCCGGTAACTTAGTTGAAGTTTGTCCTACTGGGGTATTCACCGATAAAACCCATTCAGAGCGCTATAACCGTAAATGGGATATGCAATTTGCACCGGGTATCTGTCAACAGTGCAGTATCGGTTGTAACACCAGCCCAGGTGAACGTTATGGTGAAATCCGTCGCATTGAAAACCGTTATAACGGCTCGGTAAACCACTATTTCCTGTGTGACCGTGGTCGCTTTGGTTATGGTTACGTCAACCGTAAAGACCGCCCTCGCCAAGCCGTACTCAATAAAAATGGCGTTAAGAACGTGATTTCGGCTATCGAAGCGATGCAAAGTGGTGCGCAAATTATCAATCAAACGAAAAAAATGATTGGTATCGGTTCGCCGCGTGCTAGCGTTGAAAGCAACTATGCATTGCGTGCGTTAGTCGGCGCAGAAAACTTCTACTCAGGTATTTCTGCGGGTGAGCAAAGCCGTTTAGCACTGATGCAAAACATTCTGCAAAATGGGGGGATCTATACCCCAACACTGCGTGAAGTGGAAGGCTATGATGCGGTACTGGTACTGGGTGAAGATTTAACTCAGACAGGCGCACGTATGGCGTTATCTGTTCGTCAAGCAGTGAAAGGCAAAGCTCGTGAAATGGCGGCAGCACAGAAAGTGGCTGACTGGCAAATCGCGGCAATCATGAATATTGGTCAACATGCAAAATACCCGCTGTTTATCACCAACGTTGATGATACTCGCTTAGACGATGTGGCTGCCTTTAATTACCGTGCACCAGTTGCTGACCAAGCGCGTTTTGGTTTTGCTATCGCCAATATGATAAACGGCGAAGCCCCTGCGGTGAATGATTTACCGGCAGACTTAAAAGCCAAAGTGGAAACCGTTGCTCAGGCATTAGCGGGCGCGAAAAAACCATTAATTATTAGTGGTAGCCACAGTGCAAGCGAGGCAATGATCCAAGCGGCCGCTAACGTGGCATTTGCACTGAAAGCGAAAGGCGCGAATGTTGGGTTATCTTACTTAGCGTCTCATGCTAATAGCTTCGGTCTGGCAATGATGAACGCACAACCACTAGACAGCGCATTAGCTCGTATTGAAGCGAATGAAGCTGATGTGGCTGTTGTTATCGAAAACGACCTGTACCGTCATAGCAGCGTGGATGCCGTCAATAGTGCATTAGCGAAATTGAGTCACTTGATTGTTGCGGATCATCAGCAAACTGACATCATGGATAAAGCAACATTAGTTCTGCCAGCAGCAAGTTTTGCTGAAGCAGACGGTACGTTGATTAACCAAGAAGGTCGCGCGCAACGTTTCTTCCAAGTTTTCGACCCAACGTATTACGACAAAGCTATCGTGATGAACGAAAGCTGGCGCTGGATGCATTCACTGCAAACGGAAGCGCAAGAGCGTGATGCAGATTGGTCTCAACTGGATCACGTTATCGCTGATTGTGTTGCCGCAATGCCACAATTCTCAGGTATGGTTGATGCTGCTCCGAAAGCATCTTTCCGTATTCGTGGTCAAAAGCTGGCGCGTGAACCACATCGTTACAGTGGTCGTACAGCGATGCTAGCAAATCAATCTGTCCATGAGCCTCGTCAACCGCAAGATATTGATTCTCCATTTGCTTTCTCAATGGAAGGGAACAACAGCCCAACCGCGCCACGCCAGCAAATTCCATTTGCATGGGCGCCGGGTTGGAACTCACCGCAAGCCTGGAACAAATTCCAAGCCGAAGTGGGGGGACATCTATTATTTGGTGACCCGGGTATTCGTTTGTTCAATTCAACAGAAGGTAAATTGGCTTACTTCACTGAAATTCCAGCGGCTTATCAAGCCAGCGAAGCGCAGTGGGTTGTCGCACCTTATTACCACCTGTTCGGCAGTGATGAAATGTCACAGCGTTCAGAGGTGATCCAAGAGCGTATGCCAGAGCCATATATCATGCTGAACACGCAAGATGCTGCGTCACTCGGCCTGTCAGCGGGGACTAACGCTGAGTTTAGCTATGCAGGTCAAGCATTTAACTTGACTGTACGCCTCAGCAATCACTTGTCTACAGGTCAAATTGGATTACCGTTAGGGATGCCGGGTATCGCACCTTCAATGGCTGGCGTGTCAGTCAATAATCTGCGGAGGGGAGCATGA
- the nuoK gene encoding NADH-quinone oxidoreductase subunit NuoK, with amino-acid sequence MIPLQHGLILAAILFVMGLSCLVIRRNLLFMLIGLEIMINSTALAFVVAGSFWGQPDGQIMYILAIALAAAEASIGLALLLQLHRHRQNLNIDKVSEMRG; translated from the coding sequence ATGATACCTCTTCAACATGGTCTGATTTTAGCGGCAATTTTATTTGTAATGGGACTTAGCTGTCTTGTTATTCGCCGTAACTTGCTTTTCATGCTGATCGGACTGGAAATCATGATTAACTCAACTGCACTGGCATTTGTTGTTGCAGGGAGTTTCTGGGGGCAACCAGACGGCCAAATTATGTATATTTTGGCAATTGCACTGGCTGCAGCGGAGGCGAGTATTGGACTGGCGTTGTTACTGCAACTCCATCGTCATCGTCAGAACCTGAATATTGATAAAGTCAGTGAGATGCGCGGATGA
- the nuoH gene encoding NADH-quinone oxidoreductase subunit NuoH, which translates to MDWISPEVMEVLISILKSVVILLVVVTCGAYMSLGERRILGLFQNRYGPNRVGPFGMGQLIADMFKMLFKEDWIPQFADKKIFTLAPVIAFCSLFLAFAIVPVSPTWHVADLNIGILFFLMMAGLAVYAVLFAGWSSNNKYSLLGAMRASAQTVSYEVFLGLSLMGVVAQAGSFNLIDIVNSQEGMWNIIPQFFGFVTFAIAGVAVCHRHPFDQPEAEQEIADGYHVEYSGMKFGLFFVGEYIGIVTVSALIVTLFFGGWHGPFLPSFLWFAIKTGFFMMMFILIRASLPRPRYDQVMSFGWKICLPLTLLNLLGTAAVILYNAQ; encoded by the coding sequence ATGGATTGGATTTCGCCTGAAGTGATGGAAGTGTTAATTTCCATCCTTAAATCTGTCGTCATTTTATTGGTTGTTGTGACTTGTGGGGCCTACATGAGTCTGGGAGAACGCCGTATTCTCGGTCTATTCCAGAACCGTTATGGTCCAAACCGCGTTGGCCCATTTGGGATGGGCCAGTTAATCGCGGATATGTTCAAAATGCTGTTTAAAGAAGACTGGATCCCACAATTTGCGGATAAGAAAATCTTTACACTAGCACCCGTTATTGCATTTTGTTCATTATTCCTCGCGTTCGCTATTGTGCCTGTCAGCCCGACTTGGCACGTGGCAGACCTGAATATCGGGATTTTATTCTTCCTGATGATGGCAGGTCTGGCGGTGTATGCGGTGTTATTCGCCGGTTGGTCAAGTAACAACAAATACTCATTATTAGGTGCGATGCGTGCGTCAGCACAAACCGTGAGTTACGAAGTGTTCTTAGGGCTTTCTTTAATGGGTGTGGTTGCACAAGCAGGTTCATTCAACCTGATTGATATTGTGAACTCCCAAGAAGGCATGTGGAACATTATTCCTCAGTTCTTTGGTTTTGTGACCTTTGCGATAGCGGGCGTTGCGGTATGTCACCGTCATCCGTTTGACCAACCCGAAGCAGAGCAAGAGATTGCGGATGGTTACCACGTTGAATACTCAGGGATGAAGTTCGGTCTGTTCTTCGTCGGTGAGTATATCGGTATCGTAACGGTTTCAGCCCTGATTGTGACGCTGTTCTTTGGTGGCTGGCATGGTCCATTCCTGCCGTCATTCTTGTGGTTTGCTATCAAAACTGGCTTCTTCATGATGATGTTTATCTTGATCCGTGCCTCTTTACCGCGTCCACGTTATGACCAAGTGATGTCTTTCGGTTGGAAAATTTGCCTGCCGTTGACACTGCTTAATCTGCTGGGTACTGCAGCAGTGATTTTATACAACGCTCAGTAA
- the nuoL gene encoding NADH-quinone oxidoreductase subunit L: protein MNLLYLTILLPLLGSVLLAFSRGRWSENVSAIIGAGSVGLAAIVAFYAGNEFLAQDAGSVFIQPLWTWMSVGTFNIPFTLMLDGLSLTMLGVVTGVGFLIHVYASWYMRGEEGYSRFFAYTNLFIASMVVLVLADNMMLMYLGWEGVGLCSYLLIGFYYTNPENGKAAMKAFFVTRIGDVFLAIGMFILWNELGTLNFSEMAVLAPQKFAEGSSAINWATLMLLGGAVGKSAQLPLQTWLADAMAGPTPVSALIHAATMVTAGVYLVARTHVLFLLAPEVLHLVGVVGAVTLVLAGFAALVQTDIKRVLAYSTMSQIGYMFLALGVQAWDAAIFHLMTHAFFKALLFLSAGSVILACHHEQNIFKMGGLRKQIPFIYAVMLIGGSALAALPLFTAGFYSKDAILWGAQLDGQTVLLWAGILGALMTAIYTFRMIFIVFHGEAKIKAHKVKGITHTLPLGILAILATFVGALIHQPLEGVFPAEAAGSEDGKVLLEAISGGFAIAGLLIAVFLYLFRRSIVDAIAKTAVGRFFSAWWYQAWGFDWLYDVVFVKPFKGIAWLLESDPINSLMNIPAHLSRWANKGLAVSENGQIRWYVASLGLGAVLILALLLLV, encoded by the coding sequence ATGAACCTACTCTATTTAACTATTCTGTTGCCTTTACTGGGGTCGGTGTTGTTAGCCTTCTCCCGTGGACGCTGGTCAGAAAACGTTTCGGCCATTATTGGTGCGGGGTCGGTCGGCTTAGCGGCCATCGTCGCATTCTATGCTGGCAATGAATTTTTAGCTCAAGACGCAGGTAGCGTTTTCATCCAACCACTTTGGACTTGGATGTCTGTCGGTACCTTTAATATCCCATTCACCCTAATGTTAGATGGTCTGTCACTGACCATGTTAGGTGTGGTAACGGGTGTGGGCTTTCTTATTCACGTCTATGCGTCTTGGTATATGCGTGGCGAGGAGGGTTACTCACGTTTCTTCGCTTACACTAACCTGTTTATTGCGAGCATGGTGGTTTTAGTTCTCGCTGATAACATGATGCTGATGTATCTCGGCTGGGAAGGGGTAGGGCTGTGCAGTTATCTGTTGATTGGTTTCTATTATACCAATCCAGAAAACGGTAAAGCCGCAATGAAAGCGTTCTTTGTCACGCGTATCGGTGACGTGTTCCTCGCCATTGGTATGTTTATTCTGTGGAATGAACTGGGCACACTGAATTTCAGCGAAATGGCGGTGCTAGCACCTCAGAAATTTGCTGAAGGTTCGAGTGCGATCAACTGGGCGACCTTGATGTTATTAGGTGGCGCAGTCGGTAAATCAGCACAGTTACCATTGCAAACGTGGTTGGCAGATGCGATGGCGGGTCCTACGCCAGTTTCAGCATTGATCCACGCCGCAACCATGGTAACGGCCGGTGTGTACTTAGTGGCTCGTACCCACGTTCTGTTCTTATTAGCGCCAGAAGTTTTACATTTAGTTGGCGTTGTGGGCGCGGTGACATTGGTACTGGCTGGGTTTGCTGCACTGGTTCAAACGGATATCAAACGTGTACTTGCATATTCCACCATGAGCCAAATCGGTTATATGTTCTTGGCACTCGGTGTACAGGCGTGGGATGCTGCAATTTTCCACCTGATGACACATGCTTTCTTTAAAGCGTTGCTGTTCCTGTCAGCGGGTTCGGTTATTTTGGCATGCCACCACGAGCAAAATATCTTCAAAATGGGTGGGTTGCGTAAGCAAATTCCATTTATCTACGCAGTGATGTTGATTGGCGGAAGCGCACTGGCAGCATTGCCACTGTTTACTGCTGGTTTCTACAGTAAAGATGCCATTTTGTGGGGTGCGCAGCTTGATGGACAAACTGTATTGTTGTGGGCCGGTATCCTCGGTGCATTAATGACCGCAATTTATACCTTCCGTATGATTTTCATCGTGTTCCACGGTGAAGCAAAAATCAAAGCGCATAAGGTTAAAGGCATCACTCACACATTACCACTGGGTATTTTGGCTATCCTTGCAACGTTTGTTGGTGCATTAATTCACCAACCACTCGAAGGGGTATTCCCTGCAGAAGCGGCTGGCAGTGAAGACGGTAAAGTCTTACTCGAAGCGATTTCTGGCGGGTTTGCTATCGCAGGTCTGTTGATTGCGGTATTCCTCTACCTGTTTAGACGTTCAATAGTCGATGCTATCGCAAAAACTGCAGTGGGTCGTTTCTTCAGCGCATGGTGGTATCAAGCGTGGGGCTTCGACTGGCTGTATGACGTAGTCTTTGTAAAACCGTTTAAAGGTATTGCATGGCTACTGGAAAGCGATCCGATTAACTCTCTGATGAATATCCCTGCACATCTTTCACGTTGGGCAAATAAAGGGCTTGCAGTGAGTGAAAACGGCCAAATCCGTTGGTATGTTGCCTCGTTGGGGCTGGGTGCAGTGCTGATTCTTGCTCTGCTGCTTTTGGTTTAA
- the nuoJ gene encoding NADH-quinone oxidoreductase subunit J, protein MEFTFYIAGLVAILATLRVITNTNPVHALLYLVVSLLALSMVFFSLGAYFAGALEIIVYAGAIMVLFVFVVMMLNLGRSVQEQERAWLTPKNWIGPAVLSAVLLAILVYGITSLSYQEGIEGTIIGAKEVGISLFGPYVLAVELASLLLLAGLVVAFHVGRDRKENGADLVSDRNAEEQK, encoded by the coding sequence ATGGAATTTACATTTTATATCGCCGGTCTAGTTGCCATTTTAGCAACTTTAAGGGTGATAACGAATACAAATCCGGTGCATGCACTGTTGTATCTGGTTGTTTCTCTGCTGGCTCTGTCAATGGTGTTTTTCTCCCTAGGTGCATATTTTGCTGGGGCGTTGGAAATCATCGTGTATGCAGGTGCCATTATGGTTCTGTTCGTGTTCGTCGTAATGATGCTCAATTTAGGGCGTTCTGTTCAAGAACAAGAGCGCGCTTGGTTGACGCCAAAAAACTGGATTGGCCCTGCGGTGTTATCTGCAGTTTTACTGGCTATCTTAGTTTACGGCATTACCTCGTTGTCTTATCAAGAAGGCATTGAGGGAACCATCATTGGTGCGAAAGAAGTGGGAATTAGCCTATTTGGGCCGTATGTTCTGGCTGTCGAATTGGCATCACTACTACTGCTAGCGGGTTTAGTCGTCGCATTCCACGTTGGACGTGACCGTAAAGAAAACGGTGCTGATCTTGTCAGTGACCGTAATGCGGAGGAGCAAAAATGA
- the nuoM gene encoding NADH-quinone oxidoreductase subunit M — translation MLLPWLILIPFIGGLLSWQADRFSHRAPRWIALATMGITLILSVQLWLQGNYSLVNPQGIPQWQSVFLMPWIPSLGIDFHLAIDGLSLLMVVLTAIMGAFSILSSWSENQKNQGAYHFNLLWIITGVMGIFTAVDLFLFFFFWEMMLIPMYFLIANWGHKGSENRQHIKAATKFFIYTQASGLIMLVSIIGLALANYNTSGVLTFDYNQLLGAELSSNVAFMLMLGFFIAFAVKMPLVPFHGWMADTQEQSPTAGSVDISGIMLKTAAYGLLRFTLPLFPEASIQFTPVAMTLGVISIFYGAWLAFKQTDIKRLAAYSSLSHMGFVTVAIYAGSTLAYQGAVVQMITNGLSGAALIIISGQLYERTQTRDMRMMGGLWKRIKWLPGMSLFFAAATLGMPGTGNFIGEFMILFGSFSQFTLVTCIMVFGVVFASIYSLWMMQQTYYGTPKSEKEMKGLTAREFGVLLALAALLVIIGFYPQPILDTSMGSMETLHNLYSASLTTLGL, via the coding sequence ATGCTATTACCCTGGCTAATACTCATTCCCTTCATCGGAGGCCTGCTAAGCTGGCAGGCTGACCGGTTCAGTCATCGCGCACCGCGTTGGATTGCACTGGCGACGATGGGAATAACATTGATACTTTCCGTGCAATTGTGGTTACAAGGGAATTACTCGCTTGTTAATCCACAAGGTATTCCACAATGGCAATCTGTTTTCTTGATGCCGTGGATCCCGTCATTGGGAATTGACTTTCATTTAGCAATTGACGGTTTATCACTATTGATGGTCGTATTAACGGCTATCATGGGGGCTTTCTCGATTCTGAGCTCTTGGAGTGAAAACCAGAAGAACCAAGGTGCGTATCACTTTAACTTACTGTGGATTATCACAGGGGTGATGGGAATTTTTACCGCGGTTGACCTGTTCTTATTCTTCTTCTTCTGGGAGATGATGCTGATCCCAATGTACTTCCTGATTGCCAATTGGGGACACAAAGGGTCAGAAAACAGACAACATATCAAAGCTGCGACTAAGTTCTTCATCTATACGCAAGCGAGTGGTTTGATCATGCTGGTCTCCATCATTGGATTGGCACTAGCAAACTACAATACTTCAGGTGTATTAACATTCGACTATAACCAACTACTGGGAGCAGAGCTCTCTAGCAACGTTGCGTTTATGTTGATGTTAGGCTTCTTTATCGCCTTTGCCGTTAAAATGCCACTGGTTCCATTCCATGGTTGGATGGCAGATACTCAGGAACAATCGCCAACAGCGGGTTCTGTAGATATCTCCGGTATCATGTTAAAAACCGCAGCATACGGTCTGTTACGCTTTACTTTGCCTCTGTTCCCTGAAGCCTCTATCCAGTTCACGCCAGTGGCGATGACGTTGGGTGTGATCAGTATCTTTTACGGTGCATGGTTGGCGTTCAAACAAACGGATATTAAACGTCTGGCGGCGTACAGTAGCTTATCCCACATGGGGTTTGTGACAGTCGCTATTTACGCGGGTTCAACCTTGGCTTACCAAGGTGCGGTGGTCCAGATGATCACCAACGGTTTGTCCGGTGCAGCCCTGATTATTATTAGTGGTCAGTTGTACGAACGCACACAAACCCGTGATATGCGTATGATGGGTGGATTATGGAAACGCATTAAATGGTTACCAGGAATGTCCCTGTTCTTTGCTGCGGCAACGTTAGGAATGCCAGGTACAGGTAACTTTATTGGTGAATTCATGATCCTGTTCGGTAGCTTCAGCCAATTCACGTTAGTCACCTGCATTATGGTATTTGGTGTGGTATTTGCTTCAATCTATTCCCTATGGATGATGCAGCAAACTTACTACGGCACACCAAAATCAGAAAAAGAAATGAAAGGGTTAACGGCGCGTGAGTTTGGTGTGCTGCTGGCTCTGGCTGCTTTACTGGTTATCATTGGCTTCTATCCACAACCCATTTTAGATACATCAATGGGTTCTATGGAAACATTGCATAACCTGTATTCTGCTTCACTTACAACATTAGGGCTGTAA